The sequence below is a genomic window from Patescibacteria group bacterium.
AGCCAGCCACAAAAACCAATCAACTCACAGTCGTTATAATATGTTCTTTATTCGTCGTAGTTGGCCTGTTCCTGGTCTATAAAAGCCTCGCGGCTGTTACCATGAACTAATACTTTCAGCACCGTTTACATATTTCTTTTAATCCATAGCCATAGTCGAAATAGCAAAATACATCTAGAAAAAATTGCTTGACAATAAACTTATGCTAATAGATAATAGGTACCAAGTATAATTAAAAAACAAAAATGCTTACAACAAAAAATAAACAAATACGAATACAATATTATAGTTCCGAATCCGATGTTAGAGTGTTGGCGATAAGTAAGCCATCCCTCTTAAGTATCATCCGTTCAGTACTAGTAAGCCGATAATTTGCTACAATAGTAGCATGGGTATATTTCAGCTTAAAAATCACTTTTCTCCTAGCGGTGATCAGCCTGCTGCTATTAGTTTGCTTTCGGCTGGGCTAAGAGGCCAGCCGAAAAGCCAGCAGACGCTTTTGGGCATCACTGGTAGTGGCAAGACTTTCACTATGGCAAATGTAATAGCTAATTATGGCAAGCCAACTCTGATACTTTGTCACAATAAGACTCTAGCCGCGCAGCTGTACGGTGAGTTCAAAGAATTTTTTCCAGATAATGCCGTACACTACTTTGTGAGCTACTTTGACTACTATCAGCCAGAGGCCTATATAGCCCGAAGTGATACCTATATAGAAAAAGATAGTGCTATCAATGAGGAGATAGATAGATTGCGCCATGCTGCAACATCGAGCTTACTTAGCCGAAAGGATGTAATTATAATAGCTTCAGTTAGCTGTATATATGGCATCGGTAGTATAGAGGATTACGCCGGGATGACCATTAAGCTAAGAGTTGGGGATATGCGCAAGCGAGATAAGCTACTCCGGCAGCTTAATGACATACAATATCAGCGCAATGATATCAGCTTTGAGAGAGGTACCTTTAGGGTCCGAGGTGATAGCTTGGATATATTCCCGGTGGCCGAGGACTGCGCCTACAAGATTGAATTCTTCGGTGATGATATCGATAGCATCAAGAGAATCGACTACCTAACAGGGGAGGTGGTTGCGCAGATTCAAGAGCTGGATGTATTTCCAGCAAAGCATTATGTAACTCCAAGAGATCAAGTTAATAGAGCGATAGAAAGAATCAAGTTGGAGGCTAAAGAGCGAATTAACTGGTTCAAAAGTAACGCAAAGCTTATTGAAGCCCAAAGGCTAGAGAGCAGGATAAACTACGATATCGAAATATTAGAGCAAACTGGCTATGTTAAGGGTATAGAGAACTATTCCCGGTATCTTACGAATCGTGAGCCTGGCGAGCAGCCAGCAACACTTATGGATTATTTCCCAGATGACTTCCTGATGATGATCGACGAAAGCCATATGTCTATACCGCAAGTCGGGGGTATGTATAGTGGGGACCGTGCGCGCAAGGAGAATCTCGTCGAACATGGGTTCCGTCTGCCGTCAGCTCTGGATAACAGACCACTTAATTTCTCTGAATTCGAGAGGCATATTAGCAAAGTAATATATGTCTCGGCTACACCAGGAGATTATGAACTATCCAAATCAGATTCTATAGCCGAACAGATTATCAGGCCTACGGGGCTGTTAGACCCAAAATTGGAGGTTAGGCCAAGCGAGCATCAGGTAGATGATTTAATAGCGGAGATACGAAAGCGAGTAGCTAAACACCAGCGCGTACTAGTGACTACTCTGACAAAACGCATGTCAGAGGACCTCACCGATTATCTTGTAGAGCTGGGCATAAAAGTCCAATACCTGCATTCTGGCGTAGACACTCTAGACCGAATCGACATATTAAGGGACCTCAGGGCTGGCGTATATGATGTACTAATTGGTATTAATTTGTTGCGCGAGGGGCTAGATTTACCCGAAGTTAGCCTGGTGGCAATCATTGACGCCGATAAGGAAGGGTTTTTGCGATCCGAGACATCGCTAATCCAGACGATCGGACGCGCCGCCAGGCACCAAGAAGGCACGGTAATTTTGTACGCCGACAACATGACTGGCAGTATGCAGCGTGCAATCGAAACTACCAAGAATCGTCGAAAGCTGCAGGAAGTATATAACAAACAAAACAATATTACTCCGACCTCAATCCAAAAGGCTATTGCAGAAAGTATGCGAGCCGAAACTGAGGCTGAAACAGTAGATGTCGAAGCGATTGATTTTTATAAGGTCCCCAAAGATGAATTGTTGTATTTAGAGAAACAGCTAACCGAGCAAATGGAGATGGCTGCCGCCAACTTACAGTTTGAAAAAGCCGCCGAACTACGCGACCAAATAGAAGAAATTACAGATGTGGTTAAAAGCAAGAAGATCAGCAAATGAGTGACCCAACATCACAATCAGAACCTAATAAATCAACTACTCCAGGTAACACTGAAACAGGCTCTCCAGACAATAAAGCCGAATTAAATGGGGCACTTAAAAATCTGGCTGAGACTGGTAATGAACAACACAAGCGTGACCAGGCATTTGAAAAGTATGCAGGTTATGGCCCGCAGTATCAGAAAGCTAATGCCGAAAGAGCAGCCAGCGCCAAGATAAAAGTCGATGAGTTTGGCCCAG
It includes:
- the uvrB gene encoding excinuclease ABC subunit UvrB yields the protein MGIFQLKNHFSPSGDQPAAISLLSAGLRGQPKSQQTLLGITGSGKTFTMANVIANYGKPTLILCHNKTLAAQLYGEFKEFFPDNAVHYFVSYFDYYQPEAYIARSDTYIEKDSAINEEIDRLRHAATSSLLSRKDVIIIASVSCIYGIGSIEDYAGMTIKLRVGDMRKRDKLLRQLNDIQYQRNDISFERGTFRVRGDSLDIFPVAEDCAYKIEFFGDDIDSIKRIDYLTGEVVAQIQELDVFPAKHYVTPRDQVNRAIERIKLEAKERINWFKSNAKLIEAQRLESRINYDIEILEQTGYVKGIENYSRYLTNREPGEQPATLMDYFPDDFLMMIDESHMSIPQVGGMYSGDRARKENLVEHGFRLPSALDNRPLNFSEFERHISKVIYVSATPGDYELSKSDSIAEQIIRPTGLLDPKLEVRPSEHQVDDLIAEIRKRVAKHQRVLVTTLTKRMSEDLTDYLVELGIKVQYLHSGVDTLDRIDILRDLRAGVYDVLIGINLLREGLDLPEVSLVAIIDADKEGFLRSETSLIQTIGRAARHQEGTVILYADNMTGSMQRAIETTKNRRKLQEVYNKQNNITPTSIQKAIAESMRAETEAETVDVEAIDFYKVPKDELLYLEKQLTEQMEMAAANLQFEKAAELRDQIEEITDVVKSKKISK